A segment of the Leptospirillum ferriphilum genome:
CGGAATCGGCAGCATGGGCGTCCGCATGGTCCGACGTCTTCTCGACAATGGAATCCCGGTGACCGGATACAACAGGACGTCTGGACGGCTTCCCTCCCACCCTCTTTTTCATGCGGCGCACACTCCCGCCGACATTGCTGAAAAATCGGACCTGATCTTTCTGATGGTGACAGACGGCTCCGCTTCGCGAGCGCTTCTGGAAGGTCCGGACGGGATCGCCAGAGGCCTTTGTCCGGGATCTCTGGTGATCAATATGTCGACGATCGCTCCGGAAGAGGCCCAGGAAGAGGCTCTCTTCCTTCTTTCCAAAGGCGCCGGATATCTCGATATTCCGGTGTCGGGGTCCCTTGTGCCTGCGGAAAAGGGCGAGCTTCTCCTGTTGGCCGGGGGAGACGGGGCCGCCCTGGAGAGAGCCCGTTCCATCCTTTTGCACTTCGGGAAAAAAATTCTCCATTTCGGCCCGACAGGTTCCGGGATGAAGGCAAAACTCGTCATCAACCTCCTCCTGGCGTCCCATGTCGAATCTCTCGTGCAGACGGTCCTGGTCGGAGAGTCCCTGGGCCTCGATGGACACCAGGTTCTCGGGATGATTCTGGACAGTCCCCTGGCCACACCCTTCTACCGGATCAAACGGACGAACATCGAAAAACGGTCTTACGACAAGGCTTTCTCCGCCCGGCTCATGGCCAAGGACCTGGATCTCCTGTCCCTGACCCTGCTCCGGAACAGGACACCCGCCTCCCTCCCGTTCGAACTGGGACGCCATTTTCGGGAACTTGTCGAATCCGGGCGGGGGGAAGAGGATGTCTCGGCACTCTATGAATACTTCCGGGACCGGATCTTGCCGAAATGATCGAAAACCTGTCCCGGGAGGAAGCACCGGCCGTCGGACTCGGGGTCTGTCTGGACGGTGTCCGGAAATGGTATGGAGAAAGACGGCGAGAAGAGCGACCGGCCCTCCATATTCCCCTTCTTTCGATCCGGGGAGGGGAATGGGTTGTCCTGATGGGGGATTCCGGCTCGGGCAAGTCCACACTCCTGAACCTGGTTGGCGGCGTCGATTTGCCGGATGAGGGGACAATCCTTCTCGGAGAGCTTCCCCTGAACCGTCTCGCGGAACGGGAGAGAACCCTCTTTCGCCGGAAGAATATGGGATTCGTCTTTCAGTTCTTCAACCTGTTCCCTACCCTCTCCGTGCGCGAAAACATCCTTCTTCCCCTGGGACTCCAGGGACGAAGCGATCCTCTTGCCGTCCATCGTCTTCTGGAAGAGGTCGGTCTCTCCGGAATGGAACACCGGGCCCCCTCGGAGCTCTCCGGCGGGGAGCAGCAGAGGGTTGCTCTGGCACGGGCGCTCGTCCATCGTCCCCGTCTCATCCTGGCGGACGAACCGACCGGTTCCCTCGACCACCGGACGGGGAACGTCGTTCTTTCCCTCCTGCAGCGACTTCACCGGGAATAC
Coding sequences within it:
- a CDS encoding NAD(P)-dependent oxidoreductase yields the protein MAETMIGWAGIGSMGVRMVRRLLDNGIPVTGYNRTSGRLPSHPLFHAAHTPADIAEKSDLIFLMVTDGSASRALLEGPDGIARGLCPGSLVINMSTIAPEEAQEEALFLLSKGAGYLDIPVSGSLVPAEKGELLLLAGGDGAALERARSILLHFGKKILHFGPTGSGMKAKLVINLLLASHVESLVQTVLVGESLGLDGHQVLGMILDSPLATPFYRIKRTNIEKRSYDKAFSARLMAKDLDLLSLTLLRNRTPASLPFELGRHFRELVESGRGEEDVSALYEYFRDRILPK
- a CDS encoding ABC transporter ATP-binding protein translates to MIENLSREEAPAVGLGVCLDGVRKWYGERRREERPALHIPLLSIRGGEWVVLMGDSGSGKSTLLNLVGGVDLPDEGTILLGELPLNRLAERERTLFRRKNMGFVFQFFNLFPTLSVRENILLPLGLQGRSDPLAVHRLLEEVGLSGMEHRAPSELSGGEQQRVALARALVHRPRLILADEPTGSLDHRTGNVVLSLLQRLHREYGPTIIMSTHSQEAASFGGRVLHIRDGEILGTRTPATA